One Festucalex cinctus isolate MCC-2025b chromosome 3, RoL_Fcin_1.0, whole genome shotgun sequence DNA window includes the following coding sequences:
- the LOC144016780 gene encoding galanin receptor 2a, with protein sequence MAAPNAYAVAFACACGAILCVGLGANLRVFTLFAKRKTLRKNRLDVLLLSMSLADSLTLLLVPFTLHSALSRSWPAGPVSCKVYQFLLAFGLAASAYSLCAVSLARAATVTNPYRPPSADLPVLMSVLVWALSFLVSLPLRMFATKESLPDVTFCLPTVREHHYQVVLSQFVLFYLVPMLVIAVNYARLALFLRSSPVMSAAGARNTRRASLTVFLASAVFSACWLPGYVLELCIYLGLYRPGRAWELFYLACTVLQYLHPSVNPVLYVLLSKRYRRRGAARLFGCRRNRVRPQVRSVSADSF encoded by the coding sequence ATGGCCGCCCCCAACGCTTACGCGGTGGCGTTCGCCTGCGCGTGCGGCGCGATCCTGTGCGTGGGACTGGGCGCCAACCTGCGGGTCTTCACCTTGTTCGCCAAGCGCAAGACGCTGCGCAAGAACCGCCTGGACGTCCTGCTCCTCAGCATGTCGCTGGCCGACTCGCTCACCCTGCTGCTGGTCCCCTTCACGCTGCACTCGGCCCTCAGCCGCTCGTGGCCGGCGGGCCCCGTGTCCTGCAAGGTCTACCAGTTCCTGCTGGCCTTCGGCCTGGCGGCCAGCGCCTACTCGCTGTGCGCCGTGTCGCTGGCCCGCGCCGCCACCGTCACCAACCCGTACCGGCCCCCCAGCGCCGACCTGCCGGTCCTCATGTCGGTGCTGGTCTGGGCCCTGAGCTTCCTGGTCAGTCTGCCTCTGCGGATGTTCGCCACCAAGGAGAGCCTGCCTGACGTCACCTTCTGCCTGCCCACCGTCCGGGAGCACCACTACCAGGTGGTCCTCAGCCAGTTTGTGCTCTTCTACTTGGTCCCCATGCTGGTGATCGCCGTCAACTACGCGCGGCTGGCCCTCTTCCTGCGCAGCAGTCCGGTGATGTCGGCGGCGGGCGCCAGGAACACGCGGCGGGCCTCGCTGACGGTCTTCCTGGCCTCCGCCGTCTTCTCGGCGTGCTGGCTGCCGGGCTACGTCCTGGAGCTGTGCATCTACCTGGGGTTGTACCGCCCCGGGCGGGCCTGGGAGCTCTTCTACTTGGCGTGCACGGTGCTGCAGTACTTGCACCCCAGCGTCAACCCCGTGCTCTACGTGCTGCTGTCCAAGCGGTACCGCCGCAGGGGGGCGGCCCGGCTCTTCGGGTGCCGCCGGAACCGGGTCCGGCCGCAGGTCCGAAGCGTGTCCGCGGACAGTTTTTAG